A genomic window from Salvia miltiorrhiza cultivar Shanhuang (shh) chromosome 5, IMPLAD_Smil_shh, whole genome shotgun sequence includes:
- the LOC131024228 gene encoding aldehyde dehydrogenase 22A1-like — protein sequence MAFWWPLVVIAFAFAICKFLLMLIPPNVPSIDVDASDVLDDGSQTKENSFIYIPSRRQTDKVQCYEPATMKYLGYYPALKTDEVKERVAQARKAQKAWAKSSFKKRRQFLRILLKYIIDHQALICEVSSRDTGKTMIDASLGEIMTTCEKITWLLAEGEKWLKPEYRSCGRSMLHKTAKVEFHPLGVIGAIVSWNYPFHNIFNPMLAAVFSGNSIVIKVSEHASWSGCFYLRIIQAALAAVGAPENLVEVITGFAETGEALVSSVDKMIFVGSPGVGKMIMRNAADTLIPVTLELGGKDAFIVCEDVDVPHVVQIAVRGALQSSGQNCAGAERFYVHKDIYASFVAEVVRIVKSITAGPPLVGKYDMGAICMQEHSEKLQILVNDALEKGAEIVGRGCVGNIGEGAVDQYFPPTVIVNVNHTMKLMQEEAFGPIMPIMKFSTDEEVVKLANDSKYGLGCAVFSGSQRRAKAIASQIHCGVAAINDFASSYMCQSLPFGGVKDSGFGRFAGIEGLRACCLVKSVVEDRWWPLVKTKIPKPIQYPISENGFEFQESLVEALYGLNVWDRLRALVDVLKTLSEPNASKSNKRTD from the exons ATTCCCTCAAGAAGACAGACAGATAAAGTCCAATGCTATGAGCCTGCAACAATGAAATATCTTGGCTATTATCCTGCATTGAAGACTGATGAG GTGAAGGAGCGTGTAGCACAAGCTAGGAAGGCTCAAAAGGCATGGGCGAAAAGTAGCTTCAAGAAAAGGCGCCAGTTTCTGAGGATACTTCTGAAGTATATTATTGATCACCAGGCACTTATATGCGA AGTTTCTTCACGCGATACTGGAAAGACCATGATTGATGCTTCTCTAGGAGAAATTATGACTACATGTGAGAAAATCACTTGGCTTCTAGCAGAGGGTGAAAAATGGCTAAAACCTGAATATAG GTCATGTGGAAGATCAATGCTTCACAAGACAGCCAAGGTGGAATTTCATCCCCTTGGTGTTATCGGGGCCATTGTTTCATGGAACTATCCATTTCACAACATATTTAATCCAATGCTTGCAGCGGTATTCTCAGGAAACAGCATTGTGATTAAG GTTTCAGAACATGCAAGCTGGTCAGGATGTTTTTATTTGCGTATAATCCAAGCTGCCCTCGCTGCTGTTGGAGCTCCAGAAAATTTGGTTGAAGTTATTACAGG GTTTGCAGAGACAGGAGAAGCTTTAGTTTCTTCAGTTGACAAAATGATATTTGTTGGATCACCAGGTGTTGGTAAAATG ATAATGAGAAATGCTGCAGACACACTGATACCAGTTACCCTTGAGCTTGGCGGAAAAGATGCATTTATTGTTTGCGAGGATGTTGACGTGCCACAT GTTGTTCAAATTGCCGTAAGGGGCGCTCTACAATCAAGCGGCCAGAACTGTGCTGGGGCTGAGAGGTTTTATGTTCACAAAGACATTTATGCATCATTTGTTGCTGAAGTTGTCAGAATTGTAAAATCTATTACTGCT GGCCCTCCACTTGTTGGAAAATATGACATGGGAGCCATATGCATGCAAGAGCATTCTGAAAAGCTTCAGATTCTGGTGAACGATGCCCTCGAGAAAGGAGCTGAGATTGTTGGTCGAGGATGTGTTGGGAATATCGGTGAAGGGGCTGTTGATCAATACTTCCCTCCTACTGTGATTGTAAATGTCAACCACACAATGAAACTGATGCAAGAAGAG GCTTTTGGACCTATTATGCCAATCATGAAATTCAGCACTGATGAAGAGGTAGTCAAACTTGCTAATGACTCGAAGTATGGACTTGGTTGTGCTGTATTTTCGGGCAGCCAGCGGCGAGCAAAAGCAATAGCTTCTCAAATACACTGTGGAGTTGCAGCGATTAATGACTTTGCGTCATCATACATGTGTCAG TCCCTTCCATTTGGTGGTGTAAAAGACAGTGGGTTCGGAAGATTCGCTGGTATAGAAGGGCTGCGCGCTTGCTGTCTTGTTAAGTCCGTAGTGGAGGACAGGTGGTGGCCGCTTGTGAAAACCAAGATACCAAAGCCTATTCAG TACCCCATCTCGGAGAATGGGTTTGAGTTTCAAGAATCGCTGGTGGAAGCACTGTATGGTTTGAATGTGTGGGATCGTCTACGGGCATTGGTGGATGTGCTGAAAACCCTTTCTGAACCCAACGCTTCCAAGAGCAATAAAAGAACGGACTGA